Proteins encoded in a region of the Deltaproteobacteria bacterium genome:
- the ptsP gene encoding phosphoenolpyruvate--protein phosphotransferase produces the protein MGKQQLVNQFIKGIGASPGIVTGRAFLLDRSKVRLPQRPIPESEVEGEIERFKRSIEQSKEQLLDIKNGILDEEVRRHAFILDVHLMILEDQMLIQETIETIRERKINAEWALDIILERLSRVFDTIQDPYLRERKNDLKYVSQRIFRNLVGHTHDDINRIKGDVVVVAHDLSPGDTIQLNLKNVVGFVTDIGGAVSHAAILSKSMGIPSVVGAAGSTAQINGGDQLIVDGDAGIVIVNPTEEVSRHYLERQRQIKSIEKELLKFTSLPAETRDGYRITVGANIELPEEIASARKRGAEGVGLYRTELLYFGREDLPSEEEHFETYRKLAEAVFPHEVTIRTLDVGGDKFLDHGEAIKEMNPAMGLRAIRFCIKELDLFKTQLRGILRASVHGHLRILLPMISGIQEVREAKAILHEVMDDLRRQGVPFDENIPVGAMIEIPSACMIADLLAREVEFFSIGTNDLIQYTLAVDRVNEHVSYLYEPLHPAVLRCVREVVEAGHKAGLRVAICGEMAGEPVYLWVLLGLGLDEISMNPLSIPRVKKILRMSTVEEARALVREISQMTSGSEIEQHVVSVMTKRFPKDFREIEEAPRPAGPLQ, from the coding sequence GGGCAAACAGCAACTGGTAAATCAATTCATCAAAGGCATCGGAGCCTCACCGGGAATCGTGACGGGGCGTGCTTTTTTACTCGATAGAAGCAAGGTTCGGCTTCCCCAGAGACCCATTCCTGAAAGCGAGGTGGAGGGGGAGATAGAGCGTTTCAAAAGGTCTATCGAACAGTCCAAGGAACAGCTGCTCGATATCAAGAACGGTATCCTGGATGAAGAGGTCCGAAGGCATGCCTTTATCCTGGACGTCCATCTTATGATTCTCGAAGACCAGATGCTCATCCAGGAGACGATCGAAACCATCAGGGAACGTAAGATAAACGCCGAGTGGGCTCTTGATATCATCCTCGAGCGCCTCAGCAGGGTCTTCGACACCATCCAGGATCCTTACCTCAGGGAAAGAAAGAACGACCTGAAGTACGTTTCTCAACGGATTTTCAGAAACCTGGTGGGCCATACCCACGACGACATCAATCGCATCAAGGGCGATGTGGTAGTGGTTGCCCACGACCTCTCTCCGGGTGATACGATCCAGTTGAATCTGAAAAACGTGGTCGGTTTCGTGACGGATATCGGGGGAGCGGTTTCACACGCGGCTATCCTTTCCAAATCGATGGGGATCCCCTCGGTCGTTGGGGCGGCCGGCTCCACAGCCCAGATCAACGGAGGGGACCAGCTGATTGTCGACGGCGACGCGGGCATAGTAATCGTCAATCCCACGGAAGAGGTCTCAAGGCACTATCTGGAACGACAGAGGCAGATAAAGTCCATCGAAAAGGAGTTGCTGAAGTTTACCAGTCTTCCTGCGGAGACTCGGGATGGGTACCGGATAACGGTGGGGGCCAACATCGAGCTCCCAGAAGAGATAGCATCAGCCAGGAAAAGGGGTGCAGAGGGAGTAGGCCTCTACCGGACGGAACTGCTCTATTTCGGGCGGGAAGACCTTCCCTCTGAGGAAGAACACTTCGAAACCTATAGAAAGTTGGCAGAGGCCGTGTTTCCCCACGAAGTGACCATTCGGACCCTCGATGTCGGGGGGGATAAGTTTCTCGACCACGGCGAGGCGATCAAGGAGATGAACCCGGCCATGGGACTGCGGGCGATCCGGTTCTGCATCAAGGAGTTGGATCTGTTCAAGACCCAGTTGAGGGGGATCCTCCGGGCGAGCGTCCACGGTCATCTGAGGATTCTGCTTCCCATGATTTCCGGTATCCAGGAGGTACGAGAAGCAAAGGCTATTCTGCACGAGGTGATGGACGATTTGCGCAGGCAAGGGGTGCCCTTTGACGAGAATATCCCTGTAGGGGCCATGATCGAGATCCCTTCGGCCTGTATGATCGCCGATCTGCTGGCTAGAGAGGTGGAGTTCTTCAGCATCGGGACGAATGACCTCATCCAGTATACCCTGGCCGTGGATCGGGTCAATGAGCACGTTTCTTATCTGTACGAGCCTCTCCATCCTGCAGTACTTCGATGTGTCAGGGAGGTAGTCGAAGCCGGGCATAAGGCAGGTTTGAGAGTCGCTATCTGCGGAGAAATGGCAGGCGAGCCCGTCTATCTCTGGGTCCTGCTCGGCCTGGGACTGGACGAGATCAGCATGAACCCCCTCTCCATACCACGGGTGAAGAAGATCCTGAGAATGTCCACGGTGGAGGAGGCCCGTGCACTGGTGAGGGAAATATCTCAGATGACCTCCGGCAGCGAGATCGAACAGCACGTGGTAAGTGTCATGACAAAGCGTTTCCCAAAGGATTTTAGAGAGATAGAGGAAGCACCGCGGCCTGCCGGTCCCTTGCAGTGA